Proteins encoded within one genomic window of Vanrija pseudolonga chromosome 3, complete sequence:
- the RPL33B gene encoding 60S ribosomal protein L33-B, whose translation MGSTRLYSKGRILGHKRAKRNSSPNQSLIAIDGVDTKEAARAYLGKRVAYVYKAKREINGSRVRVIWGRISRPHGNSGVAKAKFATNLPAKVFGASVRIMLFPSTI comes from the exons ATGGGTTCGACTCGTCTTTACTCCAAGGGCCGCATCCTCGGACACAAGCGTGCCAAGCGCAACTCGTCGCCCAACCAGTCCTTGATCGCCATTGACGGTGTCGACACCAAGGAGGCTGCCCGTGCCTACCTCGGCAAG CGCGTCGCCTACGTCTACAAAGCCAAGCGTGAGATCAACGGCTCGCGTGTCCGCGTCATCTGGGGCCGCATCTCGCGCCCCCACGGCAACTCTggcgtcgccaaggccaagttcGCCACCAACCTCCCCGCCAAGGTCTTTGGCGCTTCGGTCCGCATCATGCTCTTCCCCTCGACCATCTAA
- the MED4 gene encoding Mediator of RNA polymerase II transcription subunit 4 has translation MTLPLSDPPIRSALLLALSTQSALLNELFAALPSNSADVPALYGSLVQSSAALDGLARDAEEHQRRWARLQDKKREVEDLERKVRSLVRDLEGGRTELEAMVSEGERVRDNIDASERDPVGVPVLLAHAHALARTTSAPVSSLLAPVERAQAAPWPNEAAMRQGLLFQLEGSMSGVGDVGVVGEEQVPEERHEERHEVVQEDSGRRFDPSAVFQLDLGSDDESDDD, from the exons atgacGCTCCCGCTCTCCGACCCGCCCATCCGCTCGGCCCTCCTCCTGGCCCTGTCGACGCAGAGCGCGCTCCTCAACGAGCTCTtcgcggcgctgccgtcCAACTCGGCCGACGTGCCAGCACTCTACGGCAGTCTCGTccagtcgtcggccgcgctcgacggcctcgcgcgcgacgccgaggagcaccagcgccgctgGGCGCGCCTGCAGGACAagaagcgcgaggtcgaggatctGGAGCGTAAAGTCCGCTCGTTGGTACGCGACCTTGAGGGCGGACGGACAGAGCTCGAGGCGATGGTTTCTGAAGGGGAACGTGTACGGGATAACATTGACGCGAGTGAGAGAG ATCCCGTCGGTGTGCCAGTGTTACTAGCCCACGCACACGCGCTGGCCCGCACCACGTCAGCGCCCGTCTCGTCGCTCCTGGCACCAgtggagcgcgcgcaggctgCGCCGTGGCCCAACGAGGCAGCCATGCGCCAGGGCCTGCTCTTCCAGCTCGAGGGCAGCATGAGCGGGGTGGgagacgtcggcgtcgttggtgAAG AACAGGTGCCAGAGGAGAGGCACGAGGAGCGCCACGAGGTCGTGCAGGAGGACTCTGGGCGCAGATTCGACCCCAGCGCCGTGTTCCAACTCGACTTgggctcggacgacgagtccGACGACGATTAG
- the CDA_1 gene encoding Chitin deacetylase yields the protein MVVAIASLFLTLASLAAAQVAPSVAVDPSIPQSAATGPLGFVVPPLSALTSGAPPGPTQAITNTFAFGASPTISGAAPIPTFVAGNAVAQGYPPLDQIPPIDSPQVKAWVASINWAQVPNFTPTDGTCGGSPAAAADPTRCWWTCGGCTRDTDIQSCPDKLTWGLSYDDGPSPYTPLLLNYLNEKNYKSTFFVVGSRVVSRPDMVVAEYMTGHQISIHTWSHASLTKLSNEQIVAELAWTKKAIKDVIGITPNTFRPPYGDIDDRVRAIAAQLGLTPIMWTQYTENGVRTTFDTTDWNIPGGQATGPSAVSKFEAILNTYVPKLNTGFIVLEHDLYQSTVDLAVGYFIPLAEKANKYKFASIIQCLGLPNSEAYIETSANATATLKHSGTAPVFQATVGTGTAAAPTITTGSAATSAAPVSAGNSALPSVSNKGSGASRFSTASVVVALAFVAGAVAFAA from the exons ATGGTCGTCGCTATCGCCAGCTTGttcctcaccctcgcctcccttgccgccgcgcaggtcgcACCATCCGTCGCGGTCGACCCGAGCATCCCCCAGTCCGCGGCCACCGGGCCACTGGGCTTTGTTGTCCC ACCACTCTCCGCCCTCACCTCTGGCGCTCCGCCAGGCCCGACCCAGGCCATCACCAACACCTTTGCCTTTGGTGCCAGTCCCACCATCTCGGGTGCCGCCCCCATCCCCACCTTTGTCGCCGGCAATGCCGTCGCCCAGGGCTACCCCCCTCTGGACCAGATCCCCCCGATCGACTCGCCCCAGGTCAAGGCATGGGTTGCATCAATCAACTGGGCCCAGGTTCCCAACTTTACGCCGACGGACGGCACGTGCGGTGGctcgcctgccgccgccgccgaccccacTCGTTGTTGGTGGACTTGCGGTGGCTGCACCCGTGACACCGACATCCAGAGCTGCCCCGACAAGCTGACATGGGGTCTTTCGTACGACGACGGACCTTCGCCCTACACTCCCCTCCTGCTCAACTACCTCAACGAGAAGAACTACAAGTCGACcttcttcgtcgtcggctcgcgTGTCGTCTCGCGCCCTGACATGGTTGTCGCCGAGTACATGACTGGCCACCAGATCTCTATCCACACCTGGTCCCACGCCTCCCTCACCAAGCTCTCCAACGAGCAGATtgttgccgagctcgcctgGACCAAGAAGGCCATCAAGGACGTCATCGGTATCACCCCCAACACCTTCCGTCCTCCTTATGGTGACATTGACGACCGTGTCCGCGCCAttgccgcccagctcggcctcaccCCCATCATGTGGACCCAGTACACTGAGAACGGCGTCCGTACCACCTTTGACACCACCGACTGGAACATTCCCGGCGGCCAGGCTACTGGTCCCTCGGCCGTCTCCAAGTTTGAGGCCATCCTGAACACCTATGTGCCCAAGCTCAACACTGGGTTCattgtcctcgagcacgacctgTACCAGTCCACTGttgacctcgccgtcggctaCTTTATCCCCCttgccgagaaggccaacAAGTACAAGTTTGCCTCGATCATCCAGTGTCTCGGTCTCCCCAACTCGGAGGCCTACATTGAGACCTCGGCCAACGCGACCGCGACCCTCAAGCACTCCGGAACCGCCCCTGTATTCCAGGCCACTGTTGGCACTggcaccgccgctgcccctaCCATCACCACGGGCTCGGctgccacctcggccgcacCAGTTTCCGCCGGTAACTCAGCCCTCCCCTCCGTCTCCAACAAGGGCAGTGGAGCGTCGCGCTTCTCGACTGCATCGGTTGTCGTTGCCCTTGCCTTTGTTGCTGGTGCCGTTGCTTTCGCTGCCTAA